The Nonlabens spongiae genome contains a region encoding:
- a CDS encoding helix-turn-helix transcriptional regulator: MALNKNALIRYKTIDKCLQNQARHWSLEDLIEACSDALYEFEGKDVNISKRTVQLDLQMMRGDKLGYNALIEVYDRKFYRYADPDYSITQIPLTENDMNVLSETMDMLRQFQDFSLFSEFRGIFNKLEDQIYTERHHKPSVIHLDRNADLKGIDLLDELYQAILKEVVLEVMYQSFNAMVPSETTFHPYFLKEYNNRWFLVGRRSDHERILTFALDRIMGIDYNFTETYIPCPINADDYYKNTIGVTVLDNRFLKNIKFKVDRKNAPYVLTKPFHASQKLIEKHEDGSMTFGMKVHTNYELERLLLGFGKSLEVLSPRQLRRKFSRLFEEAYTLYK, encoded by the coding sequence ATGGCTCTTAATAAGAACGCCCTCATACGATATAAAACGATTGACAAATGCCTACAGAATCAGGCAAGGCACTGGTCGCTTGAAGATTTGATTGAGGCTTGTAGTGATGCGTTATATGAATTTGAGGGAAAGGATGTGAATATAAGCAAGCGCACGGTTCAGCTGGATTTGCAAATGATGCGTGGGGATAAATTAGGCTACAATGCGCTTATAGAAGTTTACGACCGTAAGTTCTACCGCTATGCCGATCCCGATTATTCCATCACGCAAATACCACTTACAGAAAACGACATGAATGTACTTTCTGAAACGATGGATATGTTGCGGCAGTTTCAGGATTTCAGTTTGTTTTCTGAGTTTAGAGGAATCTTTAATAAGCTGGAAGACCAGATTTATACAGAGCGGCATCACAAACCCTCTGTCATACATCTGGATCGCAATGCAGATTTGAAAGGAATTGACTTGCTGGATGAGCTGTATCAGGCAATTTTAAAAGAAGTTGTGCTAGAAGTGATGTATCAATCTTTTAACGCGATGGTACCTAGTGAGACAACTTTTCATCCCTATTTCTTGAAAGAGTATAACAATAGGTGGTTCCTAGTGGGCAGGCGATCTGATCATGAGCGCATTCTCACCTTTGCCTTAGATCGCATCATGGGCATTGATTATAATTTTACAGAGACCTACATCCCCTGCCCCATCAATGCCGACGATTATTATAAAAACACCATAGGCGTCACGGTGCTGGATAATCGTTTTCTAAAAAATATCAAATTCAAAGTAGATCGTAAAAACGCCCCTTACGTTCTCACTAAACCCTTTCATGCTTCTCAAAAACTCATTGAAAAACATGAGGACGGCTCCATGACTTTTGGCATGAAAGTGCATACCAATTATGAGCTGGAGCGTCTGCTATTGGGATTTGGCAAATCGCTGGAAGTGTTATCACCACGACAGTTGCGTCGTAAGTTTTCTAGACTATTTGAAGAGGCCTACACTTTATATAAGTAA
- a CDS encoding SRPBCC family protein, which produces MKNYFIAHGTGRLEMGRELKWKFPESPDYYPISKVKIEHHKFIFIVWIQARLWISR; this is translated from the coding sequence ATGAAGAATTACTTTATCGCTCATGGAACGGGCAGACTGGAAATGGGAAGAGAGCTAAAATGGAAATTCCCAGAGTCGCCAGATTACTATCCTATCAGTAAGGTCAAGATTGAGCATCACAAATTCATCTTCATTGTTTGGATCCAGGCACGATTGTGGATATCACGCTAG
- a CDS encoding aminotransferase class IV, whose product MINLNGSIVDQQQAQIPFNNRGTYYGDGVFETLRCYEGKPLLFEAHYFRLMASMRILRMEIPQSFTPEFIEEEITNLLAKNNFTQGHARVRFTVWRKPGGFYTPQDRNVEFAIESSEIDGKYQNPSSREVELFKDHHVVSGMLGNLKTAQKMVNILAGIYAQENDYQDMLLINEKKMVVESISGNLFLRSGDTIKTPPLSDGCLNGIMREQVLSQLKMMLNYKVEETTITPFELQRADELFTTNMIRGVQSIHKYRKKAYETTCADELIELINGRYFGA is encoded by the coding sequence ATGATCAATCTCAATGGTTCCATAGTAGACCAGCAACAAGCACAGATACCATTTAATAATCGTGGAACGTATTATGGCGATGGTGTTTTTGAAACCCTACGTTGTTATGAGGGTAAGCCATTGTTGTTTGAAGCGCATTACTTCAGGCTTATGGCAAGCATGCGTATCTTGCGTATGGAGATTCCGCAGTCATTTACACCAGAGTTTATTGAGGAAGAGATAACAAATTTATTAGCTAAAAACAATTTTACTCAAGGTCACGCACGAGTACGATTCACTGTATGGCGCAAACCTGGCGGATTTTACACACCTCAAGATCGAAATGTAGAATTCGCTATAGAGTCTTCTGAGATAGATGGTAAATATCAGAATCCTTCCTCCAGGGAAGTAGAGTTATTCAAAGATCATCATGTCGTTTCTGGGATGTTAGGCAATTTGAAAACCGCTCAGAAAATGGTTAATATCCTTGCAGGTATATACGCTCAAGAAAATGACTATCAGGACATGTTGCTGATCAATGAAAAGAAAATGGTGGTAGAATCCATTTCAGGGAATTTGTTTTTACGATCTGGTGATACGATTAAAACCCCTCCTTTGTCAGACGGTTGTCTCAATGGTATCATGCGTGAGCAGGTATTGTCACAACTCAAAATGATGCTTAATTATAAGGTGGAAGAAACAACAATCACACCTTTTGAATTACAACGCGCCGATGAGCTTTTCACCACAAATATGATCAGAGGAGTTCAGAGCATCCATAAATATAGAAAAAAAGCTTACGAAACTACCTGTGCTGATGAGCTGATCGAATTGATTAATGGGAGGTATTTTGGAGCATAA
- a CDS encoding G protein-coupled receptor family protein, protein MEISDEQIEKLYVFTRKHYVEHYDLQTELVDHLALGIEQQWQEHPNRSFDKALQKEFKKFGVFGFTEIVEQRQKALSKKYMKFIWQHLKEYLTLPKCVFALSVTAALFYLIQILNLRSLPVLTVMAILLVVYFIWSARSACRARKKRESDKEKTWMLEEMIRNQGNTVGAIWLPFHFIQIFIHIDDGNLSDWNPYFLAAICFVFVLMCLVLYVITVEIPKHAETYLRQEYPEYDIA, encoded by the coding sequence ATGGAAATAAGCGACGAGCAAATAGAAAAATTATATGTGTTCACGCGCAAGCATTACGTAGAACATTATGATCTGCAAACGGAGCTTGTGGACCACCTTGCGCTAGGAATTGAGCAACAGTGGCAGGAGCATCCTAATCGCAGTTTTGATAAGGCGTTGCAAAAGGAGTTTAAGAAGTTTGGTGTTTTTGGTTTTACTGAAATCGTAGAACAGCGGCAGAAAGCGCTAAGTAAGAAATACATGAAATTCATTTGGCAACATTTGAAGGAGTATCTCACGTTGCCTAAGTGTGTTTTCGCATTATCAGTCACCGCTGCCTTATTTTATCTCATCCAAATTTTAAATCTAAGATCACTGCCGGTGCTTACCGTTATGGCGATTCTTTTAGTGGTGTATTTTATTTGGTCTGCGAGAAGCGCCTGTCGTGCACGTAAAAAACGAGAATCAGATAAGGAGAAGACCTGGATGCTTGAAGAAATGATACGCAATCAAGGGAATACGGTGGGAGCGATATGGCTACCGTTTCATTTCATCCAGATATTCATCCATATCGATGATGGCAACCTATCTGACTGGAACCCTTATTTTCTAGCAGCAATTTGTTTTGTGTTCGTTCTAATGTGCTTAGTTCTATATGTGATAACGGTTGAAATTCCTAAACACGCTGAGACATACCTGCGTCAGGAATACCCAGAATATGATATCGCATAG
- a CDS encoding DUF1206 domain-containing protein, which translates to MSSKKETFAKFGIFTKGAVYLLVGGLTAYSAFQSDGGATGSNDALQYISSQPFGQIILGLMTLGIFAFAAWRVYLAIKNPEGRGESDKKSTVRRIAYAVSALGYSTLGIYGVNLLLNVGGSSGGGSWLGSLMQNDWGKYVVVFIALCLAGKAIYEFYRAFSGKFKDKVQNAELDRKAQEFLVKAGKWGFTARGVVIGVLAFLFAKAAMSSNASKAAGGTKNALQFISQEGGTIVMGIVAAGLTLYGVYLLASSRYRNMPIQ; encoded by the coding sequence ATGAGTAGTAAGAAAGAGACTTTCGCCAAATTTGGGATATTCACAAAGGGAGCTGTCTATTTACTAGTGGGCGGTTTGACCGCTTACTCAGCTTTTCAAAGCGATGGAGGTGCTACAGGTAGCAACGACGCACTCCAATACATTTCTAGTCAGCCTTTTGGTCAGATAATTCTAGGACTCATGACCTTAGGAATATTTGCCTTTGCCGCTTGGCGGGTTTATTTAGCTATCAAAAATCCTGAGGGGCGCGGTGAGAGTGATAAAAAGAGTACCGTACGCAGAATAGCTTATGCAGTGAGCGCTCTTGGTTATTCTACACTAGGAATTTATGGAGTAAATCTACTCCTGAATGTTGGTGGGAGTAGCGGTGGGGGCAGCTGGCTAGGTTCTCTCATGCAAAATGACTGGGGTAAATACGTAGTTGTTTTTATAGCCTTATGTTTAGCAGGTAAAGCCATCTACGAATTTTACAGAGCTTTCTCAGGCAAATTCAAGGATAAAGTTCAGAATGCTGAATTAGACCGTAAAGCTCAGGAATTTCTAGTCAAAGCTGGAAAATGGGGTTTCACCGCGAGAGGAGTTGTCATAGGTGTATTGGCATTTTTGTTTGCCAAAGCCGCCATGTCCTCAAACGCAAGCAAAGCTGCGGGTGGTACAAAGAACGCCCTGCAATTCATCAGTCAAGAAGGTGGTACTATTGTTATGGGAATTGTTGCAGCTGGACTTACACTTTACGGTGTTTACTTGCTAGCAAGTTCCAGATATAGAAATATGCCTATACAGTAG
- a CDS encoding four-helix bundle copper-binding protein, producing MANCIKTDIACAEVCSTALKLVTFDSQFTKSYLKVCAETCNACADECSKHDHQHCQDCAEACRKCAALCEEFAK from the coding sequence ATGGCAAATTGCATAAAGACAGATATCGCATGTGCAGAAGTTTGTAGTACAGCATTAAAATTAGTGACTTTTGACTCTCAGTTCACAAAGTCTTATCTAAAAGTTTGTGCAGAAACATGCAACGCTTGTGCTGATGAATGCTCCAAACACGATCACCAACACTGCCAAGACTGCGCAGAAGCTTGTAGAAAATGTGCTGCACTTTGCGAAGAATTCGCTAAATAA
- a CDS encoding RtcB family protein — protein sequence MNRKVTGKDIRELGFPPGKWYREAIDHININRLDEAAMMDYLEQFRLPPPKPLHKEPVSFSLNIAAENELEAENVESVSRTMAAVMRTPTVVSGAVMPDACPAGPVGTIPVGGVVAAKNAIHPGMHSADICCSVMLSDFGDADPKTILDAAQASTHFGPGGRPRGKQFKPPVDLVERFKANWFLNDDKSLSIAQEHLGTQGDGNHFLFVGKSAATGNTMMITHHGSRGPGARLFKKGMDAAERFRKLLSPETLKQNAWIPFDTDEGKEYWDALQTIRAWTRLNHEKIHESVAEKAGVTLENRFWNEHNFVFKDEDIFYHAKGATPLDPKFMPDITGPRLIPLNMAEPVLIVSGATTDSNLGFAPHGAGRNMSRSQHKRNLAERSNDAIFAEETAGLDVRFYSNEIDISELPSAYKNAAAVRKQMKDYNLGEVLDEVMPYGCIMAGDWQKNAPWRKKKRRRGRR from the coding sequence ATGAATCGTAAAGTTACAGGAAAAGACATCAGGGAACTGGGATTCCCGCCAGGAAAATGGTACAGAGAGGCCATAGATCATATCAATATAAACCGTCTCGACGAGGCGGCGATGATGGACTATCTAGAGCAATTTAGATTACCACCTCCTAAGCCCTTGCATAAGGAACCTGTTTCATTCAGTCTGAATATCGCTGCAGAAAACGAACTCGAAGCTGAAAATGTGGAGTCGGTAAGCCGCACCATGGCAGCTGTGATGCGTACACCTACTGTGGTGAGTGGCGCCGTGATGCCAGACGCCTGCCCAGCGGGTCCAGTGGGAACGATTCCCGTGGGTGGGGTCGTTGCCGCAAAAAACGCCATTCATCCCGGTATGCACAGTGCCGATATCTGTTGCTCGGTGATGTTGAGCGATTTTGGCGATGCAGATCCTAAAACTATTTTGGATGCTGCCCAAGCGAGTACTCATTTTGGTCCTGGTGGGCGACCCAGAGGGAAACAATTCAAACCTCCCGTGGATTTAGTGGAGCGTTTTAAAGCCAATTGGTTTTTGAACGACGATAAATCGCTTTCCATTGCTCAAGAGCATCTGGGTACGCAAGGTGACGGTAACCATTTCTTGTTTGTGGGTAAATCTGCCGCTACCGGTAATACCATGATGATCACACACCACGGTTCGCGAGGACCTGGAGCGAGATTATTCAAAAAAGGAATGGATGCCGCAGAACGTTTTAGAAAATTGTTGTCTCCTGAGACTTTAAAGCAAAATGCATGGATTCCTTTTGATACCGATGAGGGAAAAGAGTACTGGGACGCTTTGCAAACCATAAGAGCTTGGACCAGGCTCAACCATGAGAAAATCCATGAATCAGTAGCTGAAAAGGCTGGTGTAACCTTAGAGAACCGGTTTTGGAATGAGCATAATTTTGTGTTCAAGGATGAAGACATATTTTACCATGCAAAAGGAGCCACGCCATTAGATCCTAAATTTATGCCAGACATCACAGGACCACGGTTAATTCCTTTAAACATGGCAGAGCCGGTGCTGATTGTTTCAGGAGCTACCACAGATAGCAACCTAGGTTTTGCGCCTCATGGTGCGGGAAGAAATATGAGCCGCTCCCAGCATAAACGCAACTTGGCAGAACGAAGCAATGACGCCATTTTTGCTGAGGAAACGGCTGGTTTGGATGTGCGTTTTTACAGTAACGAAATCGACATTTCTGAGTTGCCGAGTGCCTACAAAAATGCTGCGGCCGTACGTAAACAAATGAAAGATTACAATCTAGGTGAAGTGCTGGATGAAGTCATGCCTTATGGTTGTATCATGGCAGGCGACTGGCAGAAAAATGCGCCTTGGCGTAAAAAGAAACGCCGTCGTGGTAGGAGGTAG
- a CDS encoding GIY-YIG nuclease family protein: protein MTCHVYILECGNGTYYTGSTKELEVRLQQHINGLGSNHTKKHGVRELVYLEEFTRIDHAFEREKQIQGWRREKKEALIEGNAHKLHELAKCLNETMHRNFIKKELS, encoded by the coding sequence ATGACATGTCACGTTTACATCCTAGAATGCGGTAATGGTACCTACTACACAGGAAGTACAAAAGAGCTGGAAGTTAGGTTGCAGCAACACATAAATGGACTCGGTTCAAATCACACTAAAAAGCATGGAGTGCGCGAATTGGTTTATCTGGAAGAATTCACCAGAATTGATCATGCTTTTGAGCGAGAAAAACAGATTCAAGGCTGGAGACGCGAAAAGAAAGAAGCCTTGATTGAAGGGAATGCGCATAAACTACATGAGCTGGCGAAATGTTTGAATGAAACCATGCATAGGAATTTTATTAAAAAAGAATTGTCATAG
- a CDS encoding PadR family transcriptional regulator, producing MSTANLYRGSLATIIMQLLEREGRMYGYEITQKVREVTKDSLQIKEGALYPALHKLQAQGYLTVEAEKVNNRIRKYYKLTESGEKETVNMLEDLKQYIQDMQLVINPKLSY from the coding sequence ATGTCTACAGCAAATTTATATCGAGGCAGTCTTGCCACCATCATTATGCAGTTGCTGGAGCGGGAGGGAAGGATGTATGGTTATGAGATTACCCAGAAGGTAAGGGAGGTTACTAAGGACAGTCTCCAGATTAAAGAAGGAGCTTTGTACCCTGCGCTGCACAAGCTGCAAGCTCAGGGTTACCTCACGGTTGAAGCAGAGAAAGTGAATAATCGTATACGTAAGTATTATAAACTGACTGAAAGCGGTGAGAAGGAAACTGTTAATATGCTGGAAGACTTGAAACAGTATATTCAAGACATGCAACTGGTCATCAACCCTAAATTGAGCTATTGA
- a CDS encoding PIG-L family deacetylase, with product MKKNLDFLGRSGITLRRRMRSTTTWGRLASVLVIICSVNIAIAQENRLAPQQPNTSEIYQKIKKLGFLGSALYLAAHPDDENTRLISWLANDKQARTAYLSLTRGDGGQNLIGPELREQLGMIRSQELLEARNLDGGNQFFTRANDFGYSKHPDETLEIWNEEEVLKDVVRIIRKFKPDVIINRFNHRTAGTTHGHHTSSAMLGMEAYDLADDSAFLPEVESYKPERIFFNTSWWFYGSRDAFAKADKTNLLEIEAGSYYLAKGLSNNEIAALSRSQHKSQGFGSSGSRDRQTEYLEYLKGSFPEDKSDIFSGINTTWTRVKGGSPIQTQLNQIIADYDFKKPTKSLNQLAKLHNAISKLDDGHWKDIKIKELEELMLDITGFYAQASVRETYTTGGEHLQVNLETTNRSDEKLQIEITKSDNLQLTTNSFKIPAYQGVNTQATLTIPEDAPYSTPYYLEKEGSMGMYKVDDPELIGLPEDKAAFQVPITVTVAGIEIKKMLPIIHKSTDPVRGEVLEPLHIVPALSVKVEEPVYIFQSGESKKVNLVVKAFADVQNISPSIKLPASWDPGMRTMQVFDMKKGEQRSFTFTVTAPSNQSEGTLEASINANGKTYNKEVIQISYDHIPDQQLVRDATAKIVNPNLTNNATTIAYINGAGDAIPAALEAMGSTVFTYDPANVPADLSKYDVIVTGIRAYNVAEQDMTNLQSRLADFVRNGGTLVQQYNTSRGLNDVAMGPLEISLSRKRTTDENATITFLNPEHPVLNYPNKITQADFEGWVQERGLYFPEAWDEGFTPILGMADAGEEMTRGSLLVAPYGKGHVVYTGLSFFRELPAGVAGAYRLFANIINLDTQKELKTESDARD from the coding sequence ATGAAAAAAAATCTTGATTTTCTCGGACGATCGGGAATTACTTTGAGACGACGGATGCGATCCACCACTACGTGGGGACGCTTGGCGAGCGTCCTTGTTATTATATGCAGCGTAAATATCGCAATCGCACAGGAAAACCGCTTGGCTCCGCAGCAACCTAACACTTCAGAAATCTACCAAAAAATCAAAAAATTGGGATTCCTGGGTTCTGCGTTGTATCTCGCGGCACATCCAGACGATGAAAATACGCGACTGATCTCCTGGCTGGCAAATGATAAACAAGCGCGTACGGCATATCTTTCACTCACTCGTGGCGACGGTGGTCAGAACTTGATCGGGCCTGAATTGCGCGAGCAGCTGGGAATGATACGTTCCCAAGAATTACTAGAAGCACGTAACCTAGACGGTGGAAACCAGTTTTTCACTCGGGCTAATGATTTTGGGTATTCCAAGCATCCCGATGAAACGCTGGAGATTTGGAACGAAGAAGAGGTATTGAAAGATGTTGTGCGCATCATCAGGAAATTCAAGCCCGATGTGATTATTAATCGCTTCAACCACCGTACGGCAGGAACCACCCACGGTCATCACACCAGCAGCGCGATGCTTGGGATGGAAGCTTACGACCTTGCTGATGATTCCGCTTTTTTACCAGAAGTTGAGTCCTACAAACCCGAGCGCATCTTTTTTAATACCAGCTGGTGGTTTTATGGGAGTCGTGACGCTTTCGCGAAAGCGGACAAAACAAATCTCCTAGAAATCGAAGCAGGCAGTTACTACCTGGCAAAAGGCTTGTCCAATAACGAGATCGCTGCCTTGAGCCGCAGCCAGCATAAGTCACAGGGATTTGGTAGCAGCGGAAGTCGTGACAGACAAACCGAATACCTAGAATATTTAAAAGGCTCCTTTCCTGAGGATAAAAGTGATATTTTTTCTGGAATCAACACCACTTGGACTCGGGTTAAAGGTGGCAGTCCTATCCAAACGCAACTCAACCAGATCATCGCCGATTACGACTTTAAGAAACCAACGAAAAGTTTAAATCAACTGGCGAAGCTGCACAACGCAATCTCAAAATTGGATGATGGACATTGGAAAGATATCAAGATTAAGGAACTGGAAGAACTGATGTTAGATATAACAGGTTTTTACGCTCAGGCAAGCGTACGGGAAACCTACACGACTGGCGGTGAGCACTTACAAGTCAATCTTGAAACTACCAACCGATCGGATGAAAAACTACAGATTGAAATTACCAAATCTGACAACTTACAACTTACAACTAATAGCTTCAAAATCCCGGCATATCAGGGCGTGAACACTCAAGCGACCCTTACCATTCCAGAAGATGCGCCCTACTCTACTCCTTATTATTTGGAAAAGGAAGGATCAATGGGTATGTATAAGGTGGACGATCCAGAGCTGATCGGTTTGCCAGAGGACAAAGCGGCCTTCCAAGTTCCTATTACTGTAACCGTCGCTGGAATCGAAATCAAAAAAATGCTGCCCATCATTCACAAAAGCACTGATCCGGTGCGTGGCGAGGTGCTGGAACCGCTTCACATCGTTCCGGCGCTGAGTGTCAAAGTTGAGGAACCGGTCTATATTTTTCAGAGTGGCGAGAGCAAAAAAGTCAATCTGGTTGTTAAAGCATTTGCTGATGTACAAAACATCAGCCCATCCATCAAGCTGCCAGCCAGTTGGGATCCTGGGATGCGCACCATGCAAGTTTTTGATATGAAAAAGGGAGAACAGCGCAGTTTTACCTTTACCGTCACCGCTCCGAGTAATCAGTCTGAGGGAACGCTGGAGGCGTCGATCAATGCAAATGGTAAAACCTATAATAAGGAGGTTATCCAGATCAGCTACGATCACATTCCCGATCAACAACTAGTGCGCGATGCAACTGCCAAAATCGTAAATCCAAACCTGACCAATAATGCTACCACCATTGCCTACATCAACGGTGCGGGCGATGCGATACCAGCAGCGCTTGAAGCTATGGGAAGTACGGTGTTCACCTACGATCCTGCAAACGTACCTGCTGACCTCAGTAAATATGACGTGATCGTTACAGGCATACGCGCCTACAACGTAGCTGAACAGGACATGACCAATCTGCAATCCCGACTAGCGGACTTTGTTAGAAACGGCGGTACCCTCGTGCAGCAATACAATACCAGTAGAGGATTGAACGATGTGGCGATGGGGCCTTTGGAGATCTCGCTTTCGCGAAAGCGTACTACCGATGAAAACGCAACAATCACTTTTCTCAATCCAGAGCATCCCGTATTAAATTATCCGAACAAAATCACACAAGCCGATTTTGAGGGCTGGGTGCAGGAACGCGGGCTGTATTTTCCAGAAGCCTGGGATGAAGGCTTTACTCCTATTCTGGGAATGGCAGATGCGGGTGAGGAAATGACGCGTGGGAGTTTGCTGGTGGCACCTTATGGCAAGGGGCATGTGGTATATACTGGACTGAGCTTTTTCAGGGAATTGCCAGCGGGAGTTGCTGGTGCGTATCGTCTTTTTGCCAACATCATCAATCTGGACACCCAGAAAGAACTTAAAACCGAAAGCGATGCCCGAGACTAA
- a CDS encoding sodium:solute symporter, which yields MDSTNWFLESVGALTRVDWFILFSTLAGIVLYGVYKTRGKQSSEEYIKGGDSKWLTVGLSVMATQASAITFLSTPGQAYTDGMEFVQLYFGLPIAVIIICVTFIPIYHKLKVYTAYEFLEKRFDLKTRSLASGLFLVQRGLAAGITIYAPAIILSAVLDWELRYLNILIGILVIIYTVSGGTKAVSVTQKQQMVVIMAGMVTAFVLIVNALPDNVTFGNALTMAGDADKMQVLDFDFALDDRYNVWSALFGATFLMLSYFGTDQSQVQRYLSGSSVREMRMGLLFNGLFKVPMQFFILLVGVMVFVFYQFNSTPLNFNPAGETAVLESEYADDYQELQDSHETILQEKQLVQKQYAGALASGGATANYSQELSRLRESEENNRQRARDLIEKADEAVETNDKDYVFIHYILNHLPKGLVGLLLAVILCAAMSSTASELNALSSTTTIDIYKRYQSRERDDDHYVNASKWFTLAWGVLAILFASFVSLFDNLIQLVNFIGSIFYGTILGIFLVAFYFKKVQGKAIFTAAIISQTIVIICAVLHEFVDGVTVLPFLWLNPLGAVLTVVLGYLLNNGNRIQLNNDN from the coding sequence ATGGATTCAACTAATTGGTTTTTAGAAAGTGTGGGAGCGCTCACTCGTGTGGACTGGTTCATCCTCTTCTCTACCCTCGCGGGAATCGTCTTATACGGCGTTTACAAAACCCGTGGTAAGCAAAGCAGCGAAGAATACATCAAGGGCGGCGACAGTAAGTGGCTCACGGTGGGACTGAGTGTGATGGCGACGCAAGCGAGCGCGATCACGTTTTTGAGCACGCCGGGACAAGCCTATACCGATGGGATGGAATTTGTGCAGCTGTACTTTGGGCTGCCCATCGCGGTGATCATCATTTGCGTGACCTTTATCCCGATCTACCACAAGCTCAAAGTGTACACGGCCTATGAGTTTTTGGAAAAGCGGTTTGATTTAAAAACGCGGTCGCTGGCCTCTGGACTGTTTTTGGTTCAACGTGGCTTGGCAGCAGGGATCACGATCTACGCACCGGCAATCATTTTGAGTGCAGTGCTGGACTGGGAACTGCGCTACCTGAACATATTGATCGGTATCCTCGTGATCATATACACCGTGAGCGGCGGCACCAAAGCCGTGAGCGTGACCCAAAAACAACAAATGGTCGTGATCATGGCGGGAATGGTGACCGCTTTTGTGCTGATCGTGAATGCGCTGCCCGATAATGTGACCTTTGGCAATGCACTGACCATGGCGGGCGATGCCGATAAGATGCAAGTGCTGGATTTTGACTTTGCGCTGGACGATCGCTACAATGTGTGGAGCGCGCTATTTGGCGCGACCTTTTTGATGCTAAGCTATTTTGGCACCGATCAGTCGCAGGTACAGCGCTACCTCTCGGGCAGCAGCGTGCGGGAGATGCGCATGGGGCTGCTTTTCAACGGGCTGTTCAAGGTGCCCATGCAGTTCTTCATTCTGCTCGTGGGCGTGATGGTCTTTGTGTTCTACCAGTTCAACAGCACTCCGCTCAATTTCAATCCGGCGGGAGAGACGGCGGTTTTGGAAAGTGAGTACGCAGACGATTATCAAGAATTGCAGGACAGCCACGAGACTATTTTGCAGGAAAAACAACTGGTTCAAAAACAATATGCAGGTGCATTGGCAAGTGGTGGAGCAACGGCAAACTATTCGCAAGAATTATCCCGCTTGCGCGAAAGCGAGGAAAACAACCGGCAACGTGCCCGAGACCTCATCGAGAAAGCCGATGAAGCCGTGGAGACCAATGACAAGGATTATGTCTTTATCCACTACATCCTGAACCATTTACCGAAAGGACTGGTAGGCTTGTTGCTCGCCGTGATCCTGTGTGCTGCGATGAGCAGCACCGCCAGCGAACTCAACGCCCTCTCCTCTACCACGACCATAGATATTTACAAACGTTACCAGTCCCGTGAACGGGACGACGATCACTACGTGAACGCCAGCAAGTGGTTCACGCTAGCCTGGGGAGTGCTCGCGATCCTGTTTGCCAGTTTTGTTTCGCTCTTTGACAACCTGATCCAGCTGGTCAATTTCATTGGCTCCATTTTTTACGGGACAATTTTGGGGATTTTCCTGGTCGCCTTTTACTTTAAAAAAGTGCAAGGCAAAGCCATTTTTACCGCTGCCATCATCTCCCAAACCATCGTCATCATTTGCGCCGTGCTGCACGAGTTTGTGGACGGCGTGACGGTGCTGCCATTTTTATGGTTGAATCCGCTGGGGGCTGTTTTGACGGTGGTTTTGGGATATTTACTTAATAATGGTAATCGAATTCAATTGAATAATGATAATTAA
- a CDS encoding START-like domain-containing protein produces MQDPMKFTLEFPIQVSPKLLYQYLATPSGMSEWFADNVNSRGEYFRFIWDGQEEKAKIVKRVSEERARFQWDYDEGTKKYFELRIQVDEITKDVSLMIEDFGDDEDEVEEQKLFWENQISSLKKVLGSR; encoded by the coding sequence ATGCAAGATCCTATGAAGTTTACCCTGGAGTTTCCCATACAAGTGTCTCCTAAATTATTATATCAATACCTGGCAACTCCTTCAGGCATGTCTGAGTGGTTTGCAGATAATGTGAACAGTAGAGGAGAGTACTTTAGATTCATCTGGGATGGACAAGAAGAGAAAGCAAAAATTGTAAAAAGAGTCAGTGAAGAGCGCGCCCGTTTTCAATGGGATTATGATGAGGGGACTAAGAAATATTTTGAGTTACGCATACAAGTAGATGAGATTACTAAAGATGTGTCGCTCATGATTGAAGATTTTGGTGATGATGAAGATGAGGTGGAAGAGCAAAAATTGTTTTGGGAAAATCAGATCTCAAGCCTTAAAAAGGTGTTAGGTTCAAGGTAA